A segment of the Aliidongia dinghuensis genome:
CGCGCCACCCTCGCGGGCTACGACTGGGGCGGCCGCGCCGCCTGCATTGTCGCCGCCCTCTGGCCGGAGCGAGTCGCGGGCCTCGTCACCGCCACCGGCTACAACATCCAGGACATCGCCGCCTCCGTCCGGCCGCAGGCGCCGGAGACGGAGCACCGATACTGGTACCAGTATTATTTCCACACGCCGCGCGGCCGCGACGGCCTGGCCGCCAACCGGGCGGAATTGTGCAAGCTCCTGTGGCGCCTCTGGTCGCCAACCTGGTCGTTCAACGACGCGACCTATGCCCGGAGTGCGGCCTCGTTCGACAATCCGGACTTCGTCGAAGTCGTGATCCAATCCTATCGCCACCGCTTCGGCTACGCCCTGGGCGATCCGGCGCTCGAGGAGATCGAACGGGCGCTCGCCCGGCAGCCCACGATCGGCGTGCCGACCATCGCGTTCTGGGGCGAGGACGACGGCGTCACCCCGCCGCCGGCCGCCGACGGGAAGCGCCTCCGCTTCACCGGCCACTACGAGCGCCGTCTGCTGCCCGGCGTCGGCCACAACGTCCCGCAGGAAGCGCCGGAAGCAACCGTGGCCGCCGTCCTGGACCTGCGGCGTCTATAACGCAGCTCAGCCCGCGCGCCGCGCCTGAGCCAGCGTCTGGCCCAGCATGGCTGCGACCGAGCGCAGCTCACGGCAGAACGCCGCCTCCCGGTCCGACGTGAAGCGTACGCTCGGCACGGCGAGATTGATCGCGCCGAACGGCCGCCCCTCATGCGCAACGAGCGTCGCGACGCCGGTGATGCCGGGCGTGAACTCGTCGCGCGAATAGGCGAAG
Coding sequences within it:
- a CDS encoding alpha/beta fold hydrolase; this encodes MAQSPFPIRSVRTPVLELAYEEHGAADGDPVVLLHGFPYDPRCYDEVAPALAAAGCRVVVPYLRGYGPTRFLSPETPRSGQQAALGRDLLDLMDALAIPRATLAGYDWGGRAACIVAALWPERVAGLVTATGYNIQDIAASVRPQAPETEHRYWYQYYFHTPRGRDGLAANRAELCKLLWRLWSPTWSFNDATYARSAASFDNPDFVEVVIQSYRHRFGYALGDPALEEIERALARQPTIGVPTIAFWGEDDGVTPPPAADGKRLRFTGHYERRLLPGVGHNVPQEAPEATVAAVLDLRRL